The Lycium barbarum isolate Lr01 chromosome 12, ASM1917538v2, whole genome shotgun sequence genome includes a region encoding these proteins:
- the LOC132621997 gene encoding uncharacterized protein LOC132621997, whose protein sequence is MSQHAGAPPQTVASPLYKQKTWSPDTFRDEAWQQRKGTHGSRMKKRSKSVTDEDLDELKACIELGFGFDSPEMDQRLSDTFPAYGLFYAVNKQYADTLSKTNSLSSVISGCESPGSPHTIVDPGDNPQTVKTRLRQWAQVVACAVRQSSY, encoded by the exons ATGTCACAACACGCCGGAGCTCCACCGCAGACGGTGGCGTCTCCTTTATACAAACAGAAAACATGGTCACCGGACACGTTTCGCGATGAGGCGTGGCAACAGCGTAAAGGTACACATGGAAGCCGCATGAAGAAGCGAAGCAAGAGCGTTACGGATGAGGATCTTGATGAGCTTAAAGCTTGTATTGAGTTAGGGTTTGGATTTGATTCGCCTGAAATGGATCAACGATTGTCTGATACTTTCCCGGCTTATGGCCTGTTTTATGCTGTGAATAAACAATACGCGGATACCCTTTCAAAGACTAATTCTTTATCGTCGGTTATTTCCGGTTGCGAGTCACCTGGTAGTCCCCACACCATTGTTGATCCAG GAGATAATCCTCAGACAGTGAAGACAAGGTTGCGGCAATGGGCACAAGTGGTAGCTTGTGCGGTGCGTCAATCTTCATATTAA